In candidate division KSB1 bacterium, the DNA window TCTTCCGTCGCAGCGGCGTGAAGATCACCGGCGAGATGGGGGCCCGGGGTTGGACGGCATTCGCTCTTTTTCTTGCCTTTTGTGCCTTTATCTACAACTGGAAAGCTGGCGGCCAGCTAACGAAGCTGTTTGAAGAACAGCGCTGGTTTCCTTTCAACATACCCGACTTGCTGACAAGCCTGGGCGCATCATTCTCTGCAATGGCTGCCGAGCCCTCCACATACTTAGGAACATTGAATATAACTTTGGCTGAACCGGGATTCTATTACAGCCTGGCTTACAGCCTTCTGATAGTCATTTTCGGGGTTCGGCGGATCAGACGTAGGAAAACCCCTTACGTGAAGGTGCAAACCATAACTTTAACAGCTATCCAGGTCATCCCCCTCTTTCTGCTGCCTTATTTAATTTTACCCTACATAGGACATAATGGCTGGTTCGATGCCGGCATTGGCAAAAATATAGCTGATGCCCTCTTTCCTGAAGCAAACTACGGACATGGACGTGAATATTGGCGCTCGATTGGATTCATTCTGGCTTGGCCGCTCTTCATTTGGAACATATTTACCTGGCAGCCCCTGTGGTGGTGGCTTGGTATTAGTCTGGTTCAAACTTTCGTGCTCATACCGCTCATTATCTACTTTTGGGGCAAAGGAGCATACTGCGGCTGGATTTGTTCATGCGGCGCGCTGGCTGAGACTTTGGGTGACACGCATCGCCAAAAGATGCCTCACGGTGCTTTCTGGAACCGGATGAACGTGGTTGGGCAGGTCATTCTGGCGTTGGCATTCCTACTGTTAATTACTCGCCTGATCAGTTGGATTTCACCCGACAGCAGCTTTGGCCGAACGGTGAATGGCCTCTATGGAGGGCTCCTGTATGGCTGGCAGATTTTCGGCATACAACTCAACTATAAATATATGGTCGATTTGTTTTTAGCCGGGATCGTCGGATATGGTGCATACTTCTGGTTCAGCGGTCGCGTCTGGTGCCGTTTTGCCTGTCCCCTGGCAGCTCTAATGCATATATACGCGCGCTTTAGCCGGTTCCGCATCCTGGCGGATAAAAAAAAGTGCATATCCTGCAATGTGTGTACCTCGGTTTGCCACCAAGGGATCGATGTCATGAACTTCGCCAACAAAGGTCTGCCAATGGAGGATCCGGAATGTGTACGCTGCAGCGCCTGTGTGCAGTCCTGTCCGACCGGTGTTCTCCAGTTCGGTCAGATTAACCGGAAGACGGGTGATGTGATTAAGGTCGACAAATTAGCGGCGTCCCCCGTGTTGATGCAGGAGCAATGACCGGCTGTAGTGCAAAAGCGCCGGTAAACAGTTGAGTCAGCACCTAAGGTGAATCACCGGGTAAAATGAGATCGGCTATTTTCCCTGGCTCGAATCGTCCCCAGACTTTTAGAAAAATAACGTACTTAACGTAACCATGTTGAGGACTGTACCAAAAAACAATGACTTATGTGCTATTTTGCAGAATACCATGGGCCTCTTAAGCCCAGGGTTCGGGGTTCGATTCCCTGACGACGCACAAGCTTAAATTTAATAAAAACAATTACAAGTTCTCCCTTTCTGGAGAGCTTTTTTTGTTTGGGATATGGACAAATGTGGACATTTTTGGACTAAAATCGCACCCAAATCGCACCCACTTTTTTTATGTTGATTTATTCATATAATCTTTGAATGCAAGAGAGTATAACCATTGCCCCGAAAGTAAGAATTGGGATTCGAGTCGCGCCTGGCGTACAAGGCTAATTTCAATACAATAGGAGAGAAGTTTTCGTTTTCAGGTTTTTTTGTAGCCGAATTACAGACAAATATGGACAAATTATGGTACAGTATCTACTATCCATATCCACGCATAAATGTATTGCATTTCTCACACATTTATACCAAGAACGGAAATGAGTAATATTTATACCTAATTCATTCAGAAACTAGAAATTGTAATGCCGTTTGTCTTTGTTTGTTATCGATATTTTTTACTGCTAATGCTAAAGCTTTTCTACTGCCAACTAGAATAGCCATTTTTTTTGCACGAGTCAAACCAGTGTATATTAAATTCCTGTAAAGCATTTTATAATGTTGCGTGCTAACTGGGATTATCACTGAATCAAATTCACTACCCTGAGATTTATGGATTGTTATGGCATAGGCCAATGAAATTTCTGACAAGTCATCTATTTTGTAAATAACCTTTATATTTTGGTCATAAAATCTTATGGAACAACTATAGTCATTAGAATCAATGTATTCAATTATACCAATATCCCCATTAAATACATTCAAATCATAATTATTTCTAGTTTGGATTATTCTATCACCTGCTCGAAAGAATCGTTCACCAAGTTTTATTTGAATTTTTTTATCATCTTTTGGATTTACACTTTCCTGAAGTACCGAATTTAAATTATGTGTTCCTAGACTTCCCCTTACTTGAGGCGTCAGAATTTGTATTTCATAATTTTCTCCAAATTTTTCATAAATTGTTTTTGTATATAATCTTTTGATTGTTTCAAGAGCTGTAAGTCCATAATTTAATGATGACCATGGATGGATATTTTTTAAGATATTTCTAAACTCGTCAATATTTGAGGATGTCAGTGATAGTTTTTCCAAATCGACATGTCTAAATTTTTCAGGTATTGTCAATATTGGTTCATTTATTGATTCTAGATTATCAGGTTCTGGTATATAAAGATTTTTAACAGAGATCTGTTCTTCAACTTTATTCATTTGACCTGTTATTTTATTGTCAGTTTTTAAAAAATATGATGAGCCATCAGACAATGTTTTATTTATTGCATTTTTAGCTTTCACAATAAATTTCAATTGTTCTTGGGTCGCCTCTTCAGAATCAATGAATAGGCAGTCAACAGATTTATTCCAAATGTCAGGATCGTTTATTGGACTTGATATTTGAGGTACGTTTCCTCTGTTAATTTCATGTGCAAATTTTATTATGCTTGATTTAGCAGCTTGTCTGAAAATTTTTGTCAATTTAAAATTAATTACATTTTTACAAGACAATAAATCTGACAATACAGAGCCTGGTCCAACTGATGGTAACTGATCTGGATCGCCTATAAAAAGTACCTGTGATTTTGGTGGAACAGCCCTTAGGAGTGAGGAGGCAAGAGTAATATCAAGCATTGAACACTCATCAACAATTAAAAAATCACAATTTAATGGTGATTCCTCATTTTTTTTAAAACCGGCACTACCTGGTTCCCATTCAAGCAATCTGTGTATTGTTTTAGATTCAATCCCGATTACTTCACTCATTCTCTGTGCAGCTCTTCCCGTTGGAGCTGCCAAAAGAACATTTTTTTTCATGGCCAAAAGCAATCGTACAAGAACCTTGAGTATTGTTGTTTTACCACATCCAGGACCACCTGTTAAAATAGAAAATGATTTTTGTACAATGCCTTGAACACTTGCACTTTGTTCATCACTTAAAGTGATCTGTTTTAATTGACAATAACGGTTAATCCAATTTTGAATGCGGCTAATATCACAAAGAGAGTTCTGATTTATTAACAATTTAACTTTTTGAGAAACTTTTTCTTCATCATAATAAAGGGATTTAGAGTAGTAACAGTTTATTATTTCATCATCAATGGTTAGTGTTCGTGATTTAATATCATTGTCTTTTAGAAGGTTTAAAATGCATTTGTGAATAATCTCATCATTTTCCAATTCAAGTAATAGTTTAGCTTTTGTAGTGATTTGCTCTTTCGTAAGGTAACAATGTCCCTCATCTCTACTACTGGCAAGCACATGTCTAATGCCAGCAAGTATTCTTTTCTTTCCATCTTTTGTAAATCCAAGTTCTAATGCGATTTTATCTGCACTGAAAAATCCTATTCCATAAATATCCTGGGCTAATTGGTATGGATTATCTGAAACGATTTTAATTGAATCATTTCCATATTGTTTGAAAATTTTAACAGCAAAAAGTGTACTAATACCATGAGATTGAAGAAATATCATCACATCTCTAATTGCCCGATGTTCTTGCCAGGAAGATTGAATGTGACTTAACTTTTTTTCTGCAATACTTGGGACTTCTAATAACTTTTCAATTTTTTCTTCGAAGACTTGTAGTGTTTTATCTCCAAAATGTTTGACTATTTTTTTTGCAGTTTTAGGTCCCACTCCTTTGATAAGACCAGAACCTAAGTATTTTTCTAATGCAGCTGATGATGCAGGTTTAATTTCTAAAACTTTGGTAGCTTTAAATTGTTCTCCATATTTCGGGTGATTTATCCAATTACCGAAGAATTTCATACTAGCTCCTGCAAAGACCTGAGCTTGGTGAATTATTATAGGAATTATGGTAGATGGAGAATTAAAAGGAGCAACTTTTAAGACAGACCAACCAGTTTCAATGCTATGAAATGTGATACGTTCCACAACACCAGAGATCTGCTCTTCGTGTATCTGAGTTGTCAAACTAATCCTTAATTTTAAACTATAATCGATAGACACTGCGAAGTTTTAAGAAATGCAAACTTTGTATCAAGGTCAATAGATTTTGATTTATTCAAACTGGATCTTTACATAAATGTCCGGAGTTTTTTCATGCACTAAATATCCGCGCATCTGGTTACAGCCATTTTTTTGTCTAGTCGTGGGTGCGATTGAATGGGTGGTGGTATTGAAATGGTCACACTGAGTAACATGACAATCTTTGTGAAAAAA includes these proteins:
- a CDS encoding NAD(P)-binding domain-containing protein; the encoded protein is MFSFISTYTQWLHTQWPAGVVEKLPQINQDYSTNIAGLYIVGDLTGIPLLKFSSDSGAKAVQNILADNDFQKLRPEDSNPEILDLAIIGAGVSGMAAALEARKSGLSFEILESTEPFSTIVNFPKGKPIYTYPTDMIPTGDLQFTATVKEPLVDELKAQSLERGIKPRMAKVEKVLRKEKHLEVVIVNEENLLARRVIVGIGRSGNFRKLGLPGEDRDKVYNRLLDPKDFCTDDVLVVGGGDSALETAIAIALCGGNVTLSYRKGEFSRPKPENIECLNKLTVDPMADVAVETPISVYVTTSCGGFLAEHRQPGNIKLMMGSKVKSIGESDVILVNADGKEVSLPNDVVFTMIGREAPLEFFRRSGVKITGEMGARGWTAFALFLAFCAFIYNWKAGGQLTKLFEEQRWFPFNIPDLLTSLGASFSAMAAEPSTYLGTLNITLAEPGFYYSLAYSLLIVIFGVRRIRRRKTPYVKVQTITLTAIQVIPLFLLPYLILPYIGHNGWFDAGIGKNIADALFPEANYGHGREYWRSIGFILAWPLFIWNIFTWQPLWWWLGISLVQTFVLIPLIIYFWGKGAYCGWICSCGALAETLGDTHRQKMPHGAFWNRMNVVGQVILALAFLLLITRLISWISPDSSFGRTVNGLYGGLLYGWQIFGIQLNYKYMVDLFLAGIVGYGAYFWFSGRVWCRFACPLAALMHIYARFSRFRILADKKKCISCNVCTSVCHQGIDVMNFANKGLPMEDPECVRCSACVQSCPTGVLQFGQINRKTGDVIKVDKLAASPVLMQEQ
- a CDS encoding AAA family ATPase, translated to MTTQIHEEQISGVVERITFHSIETGWSVLKVAPFNSPSTIIPIIIHQAQVFAGASMKFFGNWINHPKYGEQFKATKVLEIKPASSAALEKYLGSGLIKGVGPKTAKKIVKHFGDKTLQVFEEKIEKLLEVPSIAEKKLSHIQSSWQEHRAIRDVMIFLQSHGISTLFAVKIFKQYGNDSIKIVSDNPYQLAQDIYGIGFFSADKIALELGFTKDGKKRILAGIRHVLASSRDEGHCYLTKEQITTKAKLLLELENDEIIHKCILNLLKDNDIKSRTLTIDDEIINCYYSKSLYYDEEKVSQKVKLLINQNSLCDISRIQNWINRYCQLKQITLSDEQSASVQGIVQKSFSILTGGPGCGKTTILKVLVRLLLAMKKNVLLAAPTGRAAQRMSEVIGIESKTIHRLLEWEPGSAGFKKNEESPLNCDFLIVDECSMLDITLASSLLRAVPPKSQVLFIGDPDQLPSVGPGSVLSDLLSCKNVINFKLTKIFRQAAKSSIIKFAHEINRGNVPQISSPINDPDIWNKSVDCLFIDSEEATQEQLKFIVKAKNAINKTLSDGSSYFLKTDNKITGQMNKVEEQISVKNLYIPEPDNLESINEPILTIPEKFRHVDLEKLSLTSSNIDEFRNILKNIHPWSSLNYGLTALETIKRLYTKTIYEKFGENYEIQILTPQVRGSLGTHNLNSVLQESVNPKDDKKIQIKLGERFFRAGDRIIQTRNNYDLNVFNGDIGIIEYIDSNDYSCSIRFYDQNIKVIYKIDDLSEISLAYAITIHKSQGSEFDSVIIPVSTQHYKMLYRNLIYTGLTRAKKMAILVGSRKALALAVKNIDNKQRQTALQFLVSE